In Synechococcus sp. PCC 6312, one genomic interval encodes:
- a CDS encoding energy transducer TonB, with product MLRFSLPSYDWGRLVQMLPGPLQAPHRLGLIASLGFHGLLFLTVLIPAPPEPTSEIAETVDIVTLSPEQTALLPSLTPLVPDELPSLSQTIAGLGEEFALPPVSFDTLPPLPPLPALTPLPNFSQLPPPIYAPFPPLVTPPRLSQSPSLPPTIRTLPDGPSDVAVAPDLVAPSPNETPNAVTSPTDDQQALSGLSRWISQARSSINGAVIGLNFTAKLEPPYPAGACGDQLQGRVAVAVLVTPEGRLASTSAASGFSQNPQLIRSSGHALLDQVAVRTVAAQTFSGGNQYQAMLYTLDFVYNPAVCGQPPRPETSPTPENSPTPTASPTGSTPTPSPILSPESSPTPQNIQPSPEATPTPTETPQPPTPSPSPENSGV from the coding sequence GTGTTGAGGTTTTCGTTGCCATCCTACGATTGGGGCCGTTTGGTACAGATGTTACCCGGCCCCTTACAGGCTCCCCATCGGCTGGGATTAATCGCTTCCTTGGGGTTTCATGGTCTGCTGTTTTTAACGGTTTTGATTCCTGCACCCCCTGAACCAACTTCAGAAATTGCTGAAACCGTAGATATTGTCACGCTCTCTCCAGAGCAAACAGCCCTGCTCCCCTCCCTCACGCCCTTAGTCCCCGATGAATTACCCAGCCTGAGCCAAACCATTGCGGGCCTGGGGGAAGAGTTTGCTCTACCACCTGTAAGCTTTGATACATTGCCCCCACTGCCGCCGTTACCGGCCTTGACTCCCTTACCCAATTTTAGTCAACTCCCACCCCCCATCTATGCCCCCTTTCCGCCTCTGGTGACACCGCCCCGACTCAGCCAATCTCCCTCCTTGCCCCCAACCATTCGTACCCTCCCTGATGGCCCCAGTGATGTGGCCGTTGCCCCTGATTTAGTCGCCCCCAGTCCTAACGAAACTCCAAACGCCGTCACCTCGCCCACAGATGATCAGCAGGCCCTCTCCGGTTTGTCTCGGTGGATTTCCCAGGCCCGTAGCAGCATTAATGGGGCTGTGATTGGCCTAAACTTTACTGCCAAGCTAGAGCCGCCCTATCCTGCCGGGGCCTGTGGGGATCAGTTACAAGGTCGAGTGGCCGTGGCTGTTCTGGTCACGCCAGAAGGTCGGTTGGCCAGTACCTCCGCAGCCTCTGGGTTCAGTCAAAACCCCCAGTTAATTCGCTCCAGTGGCCATGCCTTGCTGGATCAAGTGGCGGTGCGGACTGTGGCGGCCCAGACATTTTCGGGCGGGAACCAATACCAGGCCATGCTTTACACCCTGGATTTTGTCTATAACCCAGCCGTTTGTGGACAACCGCCCCGCCCGGAAACCTCGCCAACCCCGGAGAACTCCCCCACACCTACCGCATCTCCAACTGGATCAACTCCAACACCATCCCCAATCCTCAGTCCTGAATCTTCGCCAACCCCGCAAAACATCCAGCCAAGCCCAGAGGCAACTCCTACACCCACAGAAACGCCACAGCCGCCCACTCCTAGTCCTAGTCCGGAAAATAGTGGCGTTTAG
- a CDS encoding TMEM165/GDT1 family protein gives MLTAFTAGLLLITVSEIGDKTFFIGVILATRHPKRWVFLGAWSALSLMTILSVLMGRVLALLPPIYTRYGAIALFLFFGVRLIYQAGKMPAQGAATETAEAAEVVEKAEKEMNALQTNSAWVILMEAFTLTFLAEWGDRTQIATLTLAAAQNPWGVTLGAITGHGISSLIAVVGGGLLAGRISERNITLLGGILFLIFAMVMWVEGI, from the coding sequence ATGCTAACGGCTTTCACTGCGGGACTTTTGCTGATTACGGTTTCCGAAATTGGTGATAAGACCTTTTTTATTGGGGTTATTTTAGCGACCCGCCATCCCAAACGCTGGGTGTTTCTCGGGGCCTGGTCAGCTTTATCCCTGATGACAATCCTTTCCGTCTTGATGGGACGGGTTTTAGCCTTGTTACCCCCCATCTATACCCGTTATGGGGCGATTGCGTTATTTTTGTTTTTTGGTGTGCGCTTGATCTACCAGGCCGGGAAGATGCCTGCCCAAGGAGCGGCGACAGAAACAGCGGAAGCGGCGGAAGTGGTTGAAAAGGCGGAAAAAGAAATGAATGCACTTCAGACCAATTCTGCCTGGGTAATTCTGATGGAGGCCTTCACCCTGACATTCTTGGCGGAATGGGGCGACCGAACCCAAATTGCCACCCTAACCTTGGCGGCGGCCCAAAATCCCTGGGGCGTTACCCTAGGGGCCATTACCGGGCATGGGATTTCCAGCTTGATTGCGGTCGTGGGTGGCGGTTTACTGGCCGGACGCATTTCAGAGCGGAACATTACCCTCTTGGGGGGCATCCTATTTCTTATCTTTGCTATGGTGATGTGGGTTGAGGGTATTTAG